The following are encoded in a window of Salinibacter ruber DSM 13855 genomic DNA:
- a CDS encoding ABC transporter ATP-binding protein, with the protein MAASDRDDRESTLAILSRLWGVLSPYKARVIGVALLISFSAALEAAGPQFVRYAFDVVIPGGRSTLFLWFGLAFAGFYLFRAIVEYGGMYWSFALTQQVVSDVRMQAYDHLLTLPVSRFSNEQSGSLSSRVVSDPNALKGMIQAAASRLSGQLVAILVVAGLLVWMNWKLALVNLVVLPLLAFVTYYYQEPLRTASRSIRETVARLTATSTEAISNIRVVKAFVGEEQERERFGTHNQRYVDINLDRRKDVGKMEGLINITSNYGTGALLLVGGWMVVSGSLSLGELTAFIMYQRQLQGPVQSVMFFNDKLQAGMAALERLSELVDTDPETGGDREEVPVGPVELEDVRFSYPDADEPALRDLSLRIEPGETAALVGSSGAGKSTVANLIGRFWDPQEGRVTVDGIDLRSFELQALREHVALVPQDPTLFSGTVADNIRYAEPDAPDEAVRHAAEMANAHGFIQQLVDGYDTQIGERGVRLSGGQKQRVAIARAILTDARILLLDEATSDLDSESEAVIQDALDGLFARGDQLTSIVIAHRLSTIENADTIYVLEDGRLVEQGPHDELLAEGGRYAELWALQRRDADRSARPNPAEPPVVTSAPVDGSSSTRS; encoded by the coding sequence ATGGCTGCTTCCGACCGCGACGACCGCGAGTCAACCCTCGCCATCCTGAGTCGACTCTGGGGCGTGCTGTCCCCGTACAAGGCTCGAGTGATTGGAGTGGCGTTGCTGATCAGCTTCTCGGCGGCGCTGGAGGCGGCGGGGCCGCAGTTCGTGCGCTACGCATTCGACGTGGTGATCCCCGGCGGGCGCAGCACGCTGTTTCTGTGGTTTGGGCTTGCCTTCGCCGGGTTCTACCTGTTTCGGGCAATCGTGGAGTACGGGGGCATGTACTGGAGCTTTGCCCTCACGCAGCAGGTGGTGAGCGACGTGCGCATGCAGGCCTACGACCACCTGCTGACGCTTCCGGTGTCCCGGTTTTCCAACGAGCAGTCCGGCTCCCTCAGCTCGCGTGTCGTGAGCGACCCGAACGCGCTGAAGGGGATGATCCAGGCGGCCGCGTCCCGCCTCTCCGGCCAGCTCGTGGCCATTCTGGTGGTGGCCGGCCTCCTGGTGTGGATGAACTGGAAGCTGGCCCTGGTGAACCTGGTGGTTCTGCCCCTTCTGGCCTTCGTCACCTACTACTACCAGGAGCCCCTCCGCACCGCCTCCCGCAGCATCCGCGAGACGGTCGCGCGCCTGACGGCCACGTCCACCGAGGCGATTTCCAACATTCGGGTCGTGAAGGCCTTCGTCGGGGAAGAGCAGGAGCGTGAGCGATTCGGCACGCACAATCAGCGGTACGTCGACATCAATCTCGACCGCCGCAAGGACGTGGGCAAGATGGAGGGCCTCATCAATATCACGTCCAACTACGGGACCGGGGCCCTTCTGCTCGTTGGGGGCTGGATGGTGGTGAGCGGCAGCCTTTCGCTCGGCGAGCTCACGGCGTTCATCATGTACCAGCGCCAATTGCAGGGGCCGGTGCAGTCGGTCATGTTCTTCAACGACAAGCTGCAGGCCGGCATGGCGGCCCTCGAACGGCTCTCTGAACTGGTCGACACCGACCCCGAGACCGGAGGCGACCGCGAAGAGGTACCCGTGGGGCCGGTGGAGCTGGAGGACGTACGCTTCTCGTACCCGGATGCCGACGAGCCGGCGCTGCGGGACCTTTCGCTCCGCATCGAGCCGGGAGAGACGGCGGCGCTCGTGGGGTCGTCCGGGGCCGGCAAGAGCACGGTGGCCAACCTCATCGGGCGCTTCTGGGACCCGCAGGAGGGGCGCGTGACCGTCGACGGCATCGACCTCCGGTCGTTCGAGCTGCAGGCACTGCGGGAGCACGTGGCCCTCGTACCGCAGGACCCGACGCTCTTCTCGGGCACGGTGGCCGACAACATCCGGTACGCCGAGCCCGACGCGCCCGACGAGGCGGTCCGCCACGCCGCGGAAATGGCAAATGCGCACGGGTTTATTCAGCAGCTGGTTGACGGCTACGACACGCAGATTGGAGAACGAGGCGTGCGGCTGTCCGGCGGGCAGAAACAGCGCGTCGCCATCGCCCGCGCCATCCTCACCGACGCCCGCATCCTCCTGCTCGACGAGGCGACCTCCGACCTTGACAGCGAGTCCGAGGCGGTGATTCAGGACGCCCTCGACGGGCTGTTCGCACGGGGCGATCAGCTCACGTCCATCGTCATTGCCCATCGGCTCAGCACCATCGAGAACGCAGACACGATTTACGTGCTGGAAGACGGGCGACTGGTGGAACAGGGGCCGCACGACGAGCTGCTGGCCGAGGGCGGTCGCTACGCGGAGCTCTGGGCGCTACAGCGACGGGACGCGGATCGGTCCGCTCGGCCCAATCCTGCGGAGCCGCCGGTCGTGACGTCGGCCCCGGTGGACGGGTCGTCGTCGACACGCTCGTAG
- a CDS encoding nitroreductase family protein — MAPPSTAQHPKTADPDHDILDLLRERWSPRAFADRRVEPEKIRRMLEAARWTMSSYNEQPWRYVVASRHDDPEAYERLLDCLIDGNQAWAQNAPVLMMSFYKETFSGNDRPNRCAPHDVGAASAALTFQAKEMDLYVHQMAGIHADVARETYDVPDDFEPMAGLAVGYLGDPEMLSDDKKTAEQAPRSRRSLDEFVFGDEWEDSADVVANGSSR; from the coding sequence ATGGCACCTCCCTCGACCGCTCAGCACCCGAAAACGGCCGATCCCGACCACGACATTCTCGATCTCCTCCGCGAGCGATGGAGCCCCCGCGCATTCGCCGACCGGCGCGTGGAGCCGGAGAAGATCCGGCGCATGCTGGAAGCGGCGCGGTGGACGATGTCCTCCTACAACGAGCAGCCGTGGCGGTACGTCGTTGCGTCCCGGCACGACGATCCGGAGGCGTACGAACGGCTCCTCGACTGCCTCATCGATGGAAATCAGGCCTGGGCCCAAAACGCGCCGGTGCTGATGATGTCCTTCTATAAAGAAACGTTCTCGGGGAACGACCGCCCAAACCGGTGCGCGCCCCACGACGTGGGGGCGGCCTCCGCCGCGCTTACGTTTCAGGCGAAAGAAATGGACCTCTACGTCCACCAGATGGCCGGCATCCATGCGGACGTGGCCCGCGAGACCTACGACGTGCCGGACGACTTTGAGCCGATGGCGGGTCTGGCGGTGGGGTACTTGGGAGATCCCGAGATGCTGAGCGACGACAAGAAGACGGCCGAGCAGGCGCCCCGCTCCCGCCGCTCCCTCGACGAGTTCGTGTTTGGGGACGAGTGGGAGGATTCGGCTGACGTCGTCGCGAACGGGTCGTCCCGTTGA
- a CDS encoding TetR/AcrR family transcriptional regulator yields the protein MPRSPTFDRDAKVEQAMQLFWEKGYESTSVQDLVDHLGLNRSSLYNAFGGKHELYLEALDRYRQEDIEWLRGQLREAPTALKGIRQAFVTVAERATESCCGCFTTNAAVECAPRDASTQKRARESFEKMRSLFRTAVEQAQEEGAVDPSRDAKALGCHLTNVYNGIHLTAKTDPPDAVVQDIVEETLRGLTCSARDASP from the coding sequence ATGCCCCGATCACCAACGTTTGACCGTGACGCGAAGGTTGAGCAGGCGATGCAGCTCTTTTGGGAAAAGGGGTACGAGTCGACCAGCGTGCAGGACCTGGTCGATCATCTGGGCCTCAACCGTAGCAGCCTGTACAACGCCTTCGGGGGCAAGCATGAGCTGTACTTGGAGGCGCTCGACCGCTACCGCCAGGAGGACATCGAGTGGCTGCGGGGGCAGCTTCGAGAGGCCCCCACGGCGCTGAAGGGCATCCGGCAGGCCTTCGTGACGGTGGCGGAGCGGGCGACGGAGAGCTGCTGCGGGTGCTTCACGACCAACGCGGCGGTGGAGTGTGCCCCGCGGGACGCGTCGACCCAGAAACGGGCGCGGGAGAGCTTCGAGAAAATGCGCTCTTTGTTCCGGACGGCCGTGGAGCAGGCCCAAGAGGAGGGGGCTGTTGATCCGTCCCGAGACGCAAAGGCCCTGGGCTGCCATCTTACGAACGTTTACAACGGCATCCACCTGACCGCCAAGACGGATCCTCCCGATGCGGTCGTGCAGGACATCGTTGAGGAGACCCTTCGAGGGCTCACGTGTTCGGCCCGTGACGCGTCTCCGTAA
- the ilvA gene encoding threonine ammonia-lyase, translating into MSVTIDDVRAARERLDDPSVVRKTPIDSCHSLSELSGAVAILKMEHLQRTGSFKTRGAYNKLAQVASGTVGRVVAASAGNHAQGVALAATTVDLPSTIVMPRNAPQAKVDATRGYGADVELTGDTFQEAMTRARELARGDDALFVHAYDDPDIVAGQGTLGFELYEQVPDVDTVIAPIGGGGLIGGTSMALADIAPDVRVVGVQAAGAATVPQSLAKGVPVPVNHPDTIADGIATGGVSALTLGLIDDHVDEVITVTDGEIARAILLLLERAKQLVEGAGAAPVAALLSDKLDVTGETVVPLLCGGNIDPARLQEVLDHAMADRIQLLRLRVRIDDQPGKMADISRRIAGQGANIRHVRHDRAVHGLDVGEAYLVFEVITSGRGQAENTIAAIEDDGYEVERVN; encoded by the coding sequence ATGTCCGTCACCATCGACGACGTCCGTGCTGCTCGTGAGCGCCTGGACGACCCGTCTGTCGTCCGCAAAACGCCGATCGACTCCTGCCACTCGCTCTCGGAGCTGTCCGGGGCGGTCGCCATCCTCAAGATGGAGCACCTGCAGCGCACGGGGTCGTTCAAGACGCGAGGGGCCTATAACAAACTCGCCCAGGTGGCGTCCGGGACCGTCGGTCGGGTGGTGGCCGCCAGTGCGGGCAACCACGCCCAGGGGGTGGCCCTGGCGGCGACGACGGTCGACCTGCCGTCGACCATTGTCATGCCCCGAAATGCGCCCCAGGCGAAGGTGGACGCGACGCGCGGCTACGGGGCCGACGTGGAGCTGACGGGCGATACATTTCAGGAGGCGATGACTCGCGCCCGCGAACTGGCCCGGGGCGACGACGCGCTCTTCGTCCACGCGTACGACGACCCGGATATCGTGGCGGGCCAGGGCACCCTCGGGTTCGAGCTCTACGAGCAAGTGCCCGATGTCGATACCGTCATTGCGCCGATCGGCGGCGGGGGGCTCATCGGCGGCACCAGCATGGCCCTCGCGGACATTGCCCCGGACGTCCGGGTGGTGGGCGTGCAGGCCGCGGGCGCCGCAACCGTTCCTCAGAGCCTCGCGAAGGGCGTGCCGGTGCCCGTCAACCACCCCGACACCATCGCGGACGGGATCGCTACGGGCGGCGTGTCCGCACTCACCCTGGGGCTCATCGATGACCACGTCGACGAGGTCATCACCGTTACCGACGGCGAAATTGCGCGCGCCATCCTGCTGCTGCTCGAACGAGCGAAGCAGCTGGTGGAGGGCGCGGGCGCGGCTCCGGTCGCCGCCCTGCTGTCCGACAAGCTCGACGTGACGGGCGAGACGGTGGTCCCCCTCCTGTGCGGCGGCAACATCGATCCGGCCCGGCTCCAAGAGGTTCTGGACCACGCCATGGCCGACCGCATCCAACTTCTCCGTCTCCGGGTTCGCATCGACGACCAGCCGGGGAAGATGGCCGATATTTCCCGGCGCATCGCCGGTCAGGGCGCAAACATCCGGCACGTGCGCCACGATCGGGCGGTGCACGGCCTCGATGTGGGGGAGGCGTACCTCGTGTTCGAGGTCATTACCAGTGGTCGGGGCCAGGCCGAAAACACCATCGCGGCCATCGAGGACGACGGCTACGAGGTGGAACGGGTCAACTAG
- a CDS encoding DEAD/DEAH box helicase family protein codes for MSRSRHIPEAVRRRVEYFDGQTCRECGRTIDGVSLRKHLDHREAFADGGEHAVFNLDPLCHECNRAKGDAPTERTNALRAQYDRQRTEIREYFRDTDAHIVGNDQLRTPQEEGYLALRDHFSAERATQRPAIVVLPTGCGKSGLLACAPFGIAEGRVLVVAPNLTIKDGLAEGTFSGTGNFYHFCDVLPPDARLPRVVALERGRVNEEDCRRADVIVANVQQLQGWLPLFPSDFFDLILVDEAHHAPADSWQNVNQAFPDAKKIYCTATPFRSDERPIRAEPVYRYALADAINAGYVKNIVRVDAVASEMTFTVEGEERSFTREEIMDLREETWFSRGVALSDVCNETIVDRSVQLLQAKTRRGTERHQILAAACSIRHAEQVAALYRSRGVEAAFVASRGMTTEERERRLRAYEHGDLDTMVHVGILGEGYDNKNISIAALFRPFRSVAPYTQFVGRALRALPNGTETDNLAHVVAHAGLNQDGHWQYFKHETEEAQVLADLDAWAQSHTEEGAGDTDTDASRDRSESDPAEVTSEEIEGFDVDAYLPVEGAEAEEAQADFAAMEEALDSLREKGLDVPDADHLKREIVERNHPLGDEDLPPPPNRPARERQAYRTMLNHAVRRAAGTVLHRLDLPSDEALVGVVGQGDEANNIEVVIRMLHRRVNAAVGRDDEATGRNGWSLAALKTAKERVPDIRDAVLAHIEDAGGNEGPEAPDTAPSPGPDPSDTEPQEDAWTADDVDWGDPFSSSG; via the coding sequence ATGAGCCGTTCCCGCCACATCCCCGAGGCCGTTCGGCGACGCGTCGAGTACTTCGACGGGCAGACCTGCCGGGAATGTGGGCGCACGATCGACGGCGTGTCCCTACGGAAGCACCTCGATCACCGGGAGGCCTTTGCGGACGGCGGGGAGCACGCTGTCTTCAACCTCGACCCCCTGTGCCACGAGTGCAACCGGGCGAAGGGGGACGCCCCAACCGAGCGGACGAACGCCCTCCGGGCCCAATACGACCGGCAGCGCACGGAAATCCGGGAGTACTTTCGGGACACCGACGCCCACATCGTGGGCAACGACCAACTGCGGACGCCGCAGGAGGAAGGGTACCTCGCCCTGCGTGACCATTTCAGCGCGGAACGCGCGACGCAACGCCCGGCCATCGTCGTCCTGCCCACGGGCTGTGGAAAGTCGGGCCTCCTCGCCTGCGCCCCGTTCGGGATTGCGGAGGGCCGCGTCCTGGTGGTGGCGCCGAACCTGACGATCAAGGACGGCCTGGCAGAGGGCACCTTCAGCGGCACCGGCAACTTCTATCATTTCTGTGACGTGCTACCGCCCGACGCGCGCCTGCCCCGCGTGGTGGCCCTGGAGCGAGGCCGCGTGAACGAGGAGGACTGCCGCCGGGCGGACGTGATCGTGGCGAACGTGCAGCAGCTGCAGGGCTGGCTGCCCCTCTTTCCGTCCGACTTCTTCGACCTCATTCTGGTGGACGAGGCGCACCATGCCCCCGCCGACTCGTGGCAGAACGTCAATCAGGCGTTCCCCGACGCGAAGAAGATCTACTGCACGGCCACGCCGTTTCGGAGCGACGAGCGCCCCATCCGCGCCGAGCCGGTCTACCGCTACGCCCTGGCCGACGCCATCAACGCCGGGTACGTGAAGAACATCGTGCGGGTCGATGCCGTGGCGTCCGAAATGACGTTCACCGTGGAGGGAGAGGAGCGGTCGTTCACCCGCGAGGAGATCATGGACCTGCGCGAGGAAACCTGGTTCTCGCGGGGCGTGGCCCTGTCGGACGTCTGCAACGAGACAATCGTAGACCGCAGCGTGCAGCTCCTGCAGGCCAAGACCCGGCGCGGCACGGAGCGGCACCAGATTCTCGCCGCGGCCTGCTCCATCCGCCACGCCGAGCAGGTAGCGGCCCTCTACCGGAGCCGGGGCGTCGAGGCCGCGTTCGTGGCGAGCCGCGGCATGACGACCGAGGAGCGCGAGCGCCGCCTCCGTGCCTACGAACACGGCGATCTCGACACCATGGTCCACGTGGGCATTCTGGGGGAGGGCTACGACAACAAAAACATTTCCATCGCGGCCCTCTTCCGCCCGTTCCGCTCCGTCGCCCCTTATACCCAGTTCGTGGGCCGGGCCCTCCGCGCCCTGCCCAACGGCACCGAGACCGACAACCTCGCGCACGTGGTGGCCCACGCGGGCCTCAACCAGGACGGTCACTGGCAGTACTTCAAGCACGAAACCGAGGAGGCGCAGGTGCTCGCGGACCTGGACGCCTGGGCGCAGTCCCACACCGAGGAGGGCGCGGGGGACACGGACACAGACGCGTCGCGGGACCGCAGCGAGAGCGACCCCGCGGAGGTCACGAGCGAAGAGATCGAGGGCTTCGACGTGGATGCGTACCTGCCGGTGGAGGGCGCCGAAGCCGAGGAGGCCCAGGCCGACTTTGCCGCCATGGAGGAGGCCCTCGACAGCCTGCGCGAGAAGGGCCTCGACGTGCCGGACGCCGACCACCTCAAACGGGAAATCGTCGAGCGAAACCACCCGCTCGGCGACGAGGACCTGCCGCCTCCCCCCAACCGACCGGCCCGCGAGCGACAGGCCTACCGCACGATGCTAAACCATGCCGTCCGCCGCGCCGCGGGCACCGTCCTGCACCGGCTCGACCTGCCCTCGGACGAAGCCCTCGTCGGGGTCGTGGGGCAGGGCGACGAAGCGAACAACATCGAGGTCGTGATCCGGATGCTGCATCGCCGGGTGAACGCCGCGGTGGGCCGCGACGACGAGGCAACGGGCCGCAACGGGTGGTCGCTCGCCGCCCTGAAGACGGCGAAGGAGCGTGTCCCCGACATCCGGGACGCCGTGCTCGCCCACATCGAGGACGCCGGCGGCAACGAGGGCCCGGAGGCCCCAGACACAGCCCCCTCCCCGGGGCCGGACCCGTCGGACACAGAGCCCCAGGAGGACGCGTGGACGGCCGACGACGTGGACTGGGGCGATCCATTTTCGTCTTCAGGCTAG
- a CDS encoding porin family protein, producing the protein MLPPDPFRSPAQAASFLVLLMGVCLILVGSVAPRAAAQDARVGLRTGPTFGFLSDSAIPFTGGRRTTNANPRLDLHAGAVLLVPLTDAYFLQPELLYIQKGGHFSQPLSERYSVERYRLSYVQGLMLGRRALPIRGRLSAHAVAGLSVDVALRGTVQRDARSARGTFEDRIDLLDDDHLRRWDVGLVVGAGLEYGIGATGRLGLALRYNPGLRSVFAGSEDALGPSTNAGVFPLSAPPSTLRHDVVTASLTYTVPLQLF; encoded by the coding sequence ATGCTGCCTCCCGATCCGTTTCGGTCGCCCGCACAGGCGGCGTCCTTCCTCGTCCTGCTGATGGGGGTGTGTCTCATCCTGGTGGGGAGCGTGGCGCCCCGCGCGGCGGCACAGGATGCGCGGGTGGGCCTTCGCACGGGGCCCACCTTCGGGTTTCTGAGCGACAGCGCAATTCCCTTCACCGGAGGCCGGCGCACAACCAACGCAAACCCGCGGCTCGACCTGCACGCCGGGGCCGTTCTGCTCGTCCCGCTCACCGATGCCTATTTCCTCCAACCGGAGCTCTTATACATCCAGAAGGGCGGCCACTTCTCCCAACCGCTGTCCGAGCGGTACTCCGTGGAGCGGTATCGCCTGTCGTACGTGCAGGGCCTGATGCTTGGGCGCCGCGCCCTCCCGATCCGGGGCCGTCTGTCCGCCCACGCCGTGGCGGGGCTCTCCGTGGACGTGGCGCTCAGGGGCACCGTGCAGCGCGACGCCCGCTCCGCCCGAGGAACCTTTGAGGACCGCATCGACCTCCTGGACGACGACCACCTTCGTCGCTGGGACGTGGGGCTCGTGGTGGGGGCGGGGCTGGAATACGGCATTGGGGCAACCGGGCGCCTGGGCCTTGCGCTCCGGTACAACCCGGGCCTCCGCTCGGTCTTTGCCGGGTCCGAGGACGCATTGGGCCCCTCGACGAACGCAGGGGTATTTCCGCTATCCGCCCCTCCGTCCACCCTCCGCCACGACGTGGTCACCGCCAGCCTCACATACACGGTTCCCCTGCAGCTCTTTTGA
- a CDS encoding MATE family efflux transporter: MILSSPYDRDILDLAVPALAGLAAGPLVSLVDTAFVGQLGRIPLGALGVNTSIFSMTFVVFNFLAYGTTPRVGRAVGNDDREEAGRAVVRALVLAMAVGIVALAALQALARPILIVMGASEELMAPALSYLRIRALAGPAVLLITASHGAFRGYQDTRTPMVVTLGFNVVNGGLDPLLIFVFDWGLAGAAAATAVGQWVGALTFLYLLLYAQRDELGIRLRWPAPHTLVPFLKVGRDLFLRTASLVGTMTLATAMAARVGVTAVAAHQVAAQLWTFLALLVDALAVAAQALVSKHLGADDLESAREVANRLVQWGLAVGVGLGLGFWALRPVLPGFFTDDPDTVAALLDVYLFVVVLQPLNGLVFVGDGIYMGAEAFPYLAKAMIGTALAAAVVLLLVNPMGWGLVGVWWGIATLMVGRILTLAAPYVRGTLFAQGTE, from the coding sequence TTGATCCTTTCGAGTCCGTACGATCGCGACATTTTGGACCTGGCGGTGCCGGCCCTCGCGGGGCTTGCCGCCGGGCCGCTCGTCTCGCTGGTCGACACCGCGTTCGTGGGACAGTTGGGCCGCATTCCGCTGGGGGCCCTCGGGGTGAACACCTCGATCTTTTCGATGACGTTCGTCGTCTTCAACTTCCTCGCGTACGGCACCACCCCGCGCGTAGGCCGGGCCGTGGGCAACGACGACCGTGAGGAGGCCGGGCGGGCGGTCGTGCGGGCGCTTGTGCTCGCCATGGCGGTGGGTATCGTGGCCCTCGCCGCCCTGCAGGCGCTGGCCCGCCCCATCTTGATCGTGATGGGGGCGAGTGAGGAGCTGATGGCCCCGGCCCTGTCCTACCTGCGCATCCGCGCCCTGGCCGGCCCGGCGGTGCTGCTCATCACGGCGAGTCACGGTGCCTTTCGGGGGTACCAGGACACCCGCACGCCGATGGTGGTGACGCTCGGCTTCAACGTCGTCAACGGCGGGCTCGACCCGCTGTTGATTTTTGTCTTCGACTGGGGCCTTGCAGGGGCCGCGGCGGCGACGGCCGTCGGCCAGTGGGTCGGGGCCCTCACGTTTCTGTACTTGCTCCTCTACGCGCAGCGGGACGAACTCGGGATTCGGCTGCGGTGGCCGGCGCCCCACACGCTCGTGCCCTTTCTGAAGGTGGGACGGGACCTGTTCTTGCGCACCGCCTCGCTCGTGGGCACCATGACGCTGGCGACGGCCATGGCGGCCCGCGTGGGCGTGACGGCCGTGGCGGCGCATCAGGTCGCGGCCCAGCTCTGGACCTTCCTCGCCCTGCTGGTCGACGCACTGGCCGTCGCGGCGCAGGCCCTCGTCTCGAAGCACCTCGGGGCGGACGACCTGGAATCGGCCCGCGAGGTGGCCAATCGGTTGGTGCAGTGGGGCCTGGCCGTGGGCGTCGGGCTTGGCCTCGGGTTCTGGGCCCTGCGGCCGGTCCTGCCCGGCTTTTTTACCGACGACCCCGACACGGTCGCGGCGCTTCTCGACGTGTACCTCTTCGTGGTGGTGCTCCAGCCCCTGAACGGGCTCGTCTTCGTCGGGGACGGCATCTACATGGGGGCGGAGGCGTTTCCGTACCTGGCAAAAGCGATGATTGGAACGGCCCTGGCGGCGGCCGTGGTGCTGCTCCTAGTGAACCCCATGGGCTGGGGCCTCGTCGGGGTGTGGTGGGGCATCGCGACGCTCATGGTGGGCCGCATCCTCACACTGGCGGCGCCGTACGTGCGGGGGACCTTGTTCGCACAAGGGACGGAGTAG
- a CDS encoding response regulator translates to MTEQQLGTKESTILVVDDEEDLLSLVEYNLEQEGFGVLLARDGVEALEQAREHDPDLIILDIMMPKMDGIEVCQKLRKDAHLRTIPIMMLTARNEEDDKVQGLDVGADIYLGKPVSVSVIVSQTKALLRSAHRYEDPPDQIEVHNLRVDRDRYLVYQENGDGETEMRFPRKEFELLYFLASHPGRVFSRQEILDEVWGRDVYVVDRTVDVHIRKIREKIGSEYIETVKGVGYRMKE, encoded by the coding sequence GTGACGGAACAGCAGCTCGGAACGAAGGAGTCCACCATTCTCGTCGTTGACGACGAGGAGGACCTGCTTAGCCTTGTGGAGTATAATCTGGAGCAGGAGGGGTTTGGCGTTTTGCTTGCCCGCGATGGGGTTGAGGCGCTCGAGCAGGCGCGCGAGCACGACCCGGACCTCATCATCCTCGACATCATGATGCCCAAGATGGACGGCATCGAGGTGTGCCAGAAGCTCCGCAAGGACGCCCACCTCCGCACCATCCCAATCATGATGCTGACCGCCCGGAACGAGGAGGATGATAAGGTACAGGGGCTCGACGTAGGGGCCGACATCTATCTCGGAAAGCCGGTCTCCGTGTCCGTCATCGTCAGCCAGACCAAGGCCCTGCTACGCAGTGCCCACCGCTACGAGGACCCGCCCGACCAAATCGAAGTGCACAATCTGCGGGTGGACCGGGACCGATACCTCGTCTACCAGGAAAACGGCGACGGCGAGACGGAAATGCGGTTTCCCCGCAAGGAGTTCGAACTGCTCTACTTTCTGGCCTCGCATCCCGGCCGCGTGTTCTCCCGACAAGAGATTCTCGACGAGGTATGGGGCCGCGATGTCTACGTCGTGGACCGAACCGTGGACGTGCACATCCGCAAAATCCGCGAGAAAATTGGCAGCGAATACATTGAAACGGTCAAGGGCGTCGGGTACCGGATGAAAGAATAG
- a CDS encoding PstS family phosphate ABC transporter substrate-binding protein: protein MRRLPSFLPQCSPAFPSALAGLVVLAVVLVGCGGSSVDSVSIDGSSTVFPLTEAVAEEFMEDSQGARVNVGVSGTGGGFSKFLRGETAINDASRPIAPNEIEKAEANGIEFIEIPVAYDGLAVVVHPENDWASCLTAGELREIWKPDSSIDRWGQIRDSYPDRPIKLYGPGTASGTYDYFTEAIVGEAEASRSDFTASEDDNVLVQGITGTETALGYFGLAYYENNADKLKALSIDPDERDGGAPCVTPGAETVKNGRYRPLSRPLFIYVNPAKITPTVEKFVTFYLQNADELASDVGYVAMPDDAYELALQRFQDRTSGTVFGAEGVDATGTQVEEMLREAAEGTAPSDTVAAE from the coding sequence ATGCGTAGGCTCCCGTCTTTTCTCCCTCAATGTTCGCCGGCGTTCCCATCGGCCCTCGCCGGACTCGTCGTACTGGCAGTCGTACTCGTCGGCTGTGGCGGCTCTTCGGTCGACTCGGTAAGCATTGACGGCTCCAGCACCGTCTTTCCCCTCACGGAGGCCGTCGCGGAGGAATTCATGGAGGACAGCCAGGGCGCCCGGGTGAACGTGGGCGTGAGCGGCACCGGCGGAGGGTTCTCGAAGTTTCTGCGGGGGGAGACGGCCATCAACGATGCCTCCCGCCCCATTGCCCCGAACGAGATTGAAAAGGCAGAGGCAAACGGCATCGAGTTTATCGAAATTCCGGTCGCCTACGACGGACTGGCCGTCGTGGTGCACCCCGAAAACGACTGGGCCAGCTGCCTGACCGCCGGCGAGCTCCGTGAGATTTGGAAGCCGGACAGCTCGATTGACCGCTGGGGCCAGATTCGCGACTCCTATCCGGACCGGCCCATCAAGCTGTACGGGCCCGGCACGGCCAGTGGCACCTACGACTACTTCACGGAGGCGATTGTGGGGGAGGCGGAGGCCAGCCGCTCCGACTTCACCGCAAGCGAGGACGACAACGTGCTCGTGCAGGGCATCACGGGGACGGAAACCGCCTTGGGGTACTTCGGGCTGGCCTACTACGAGAACAACGCCGACAAGCTGAAGGCCCTGAGCATCGACCCGGACGAACGGGACGGCGGGGCCCCCTGCGTCACCCCCGGCGCGGAAACCGTCAAGAACGGGCGCTACCGCCCGCTCTCACGCCCGCTCTTCATCTACGTCAACCCCGCGAAAATCACCCCCACCGTCGAAAAGTTCGTCACGTTCTACCTCCAGAATGCCGACGAACTGGCCTCCGACGTGGGCTACGTCGCGATGCCCGACGACGCGTACGAGCTGGCCCTGCAGCGCTTTCAGGACCGAACGAGCGGAACGGTCTTCGGGGCCGAGGGCGTGGACGCAACGGGCACGCAGGTGGAGGAAATGCTCCGCGAGGCAGCCGAAGGCACGGCACCGTCCGACACAGTGGCCGCCGAGTAG